The following proteins are encoded in a genomic region of Enterocloster clostridioformis:
- a CDS encoding YHYH domain-containing protein, producing the protein MKRTVRVWLAVVMSGVLLAGGAGMTGQAPWVMEAQAHSGRTDASGGHRDNKNASGLGSYHYHCGGYPAHLHPNGVCPYAGGGESTRTKTQTQTKTQTQAQTQDQTQAQAAIREISGAGEASGTSGWCRNGAQWNYICEDGTRLIGCWKQIDGVWYCFDGDGNMRTGWYGENGSLYYLGTDGKMAVGTCVIDGKEYQFDQDGKMI; encoded by the coding sequence ATGAAACGGACAGTGAGGGTATGGCTTGCAGTGGTCATGAGTGGAGTGCTTCTGGCCGGAGGCGCCGGAATGACGGGACAGGCCCCGTGGGTAATGGAGGCCCAGGCCCATTCAGGCAGAACAGATGCCAGCGGAGGCCACCGGGATAATAAGAATGCCAGCGGGCTGGGAAGCTATCATTACCACTGCGGAGGTTATCCGGCACACCTGCATCCCAATGGAGTGTGTCCCTATGCAGGAGGCGGGGAAAGTACCCGGACCAAGACTCAGACACAGACCAAAACACAGACACAGGCTCAAACACAGGACCAGACACAGGCTCAGGCTGCAATCCGGGAAATTTCCGGGGCAGGGGAAGCTTCCGGCACTTCGGGCTGGTGCCGGAATGGGGCACAGTGGAACTATATCTGTGAGGACGGAACCCGGCTGATTGGATGCTGGAAGCAGATTGACGGCGTATGGTACTGTTTTGACGGTGACGGAAACATGCGGACCGGATGGTATGGGGAAAATGGTTCTCTCTACTATCTGGGAACAGACGGGAAGATGGCCGTCGGGACCTGCGTAATCGATGGAAAGGAATATCAGTTTGACCAGGACGGGAAGATGATATAG
- a CDS encoding DUF3006 domain-containing protein, translating into MKYIIDRLEEGLAICETELRKRISVPVSHLPKGIKEGDVLREEEGRFSLDSEETDKRRREMKKKLMDLFE; encoded by the coding sequence ATGAAATATATCATCGACCGGCTGGAAGAGGGTCTGGCCATATGTGAAACCGAATTAAGGAAACGCATCTCCGTTCCCGTCAGCCATCTTCCAAAGGGTATTAAGGAAGGCGACGTGTTAAGAGAAGAGGAAGGCAGGTTTTCCCTGGATTCTGAAGAAACAGATAAAAGACGGCGTGAAATGAAGAAGAAGCTTATGGATTTATTTGAGTAA
- a CDS encoding ComEC/Rec2 family competence protein, with the protein MTKPNNIRILVISILCAISLLLGGCADSSPSPSPDKDFSVTMPSGSGLAVHFIDVGQGDSILAESDGHYMLIDAGENDQAGTVVSYLKAEGVTKLDYVIGTHPHSDHIGGLDKIIDTFPVDKVLLPPVEHTTRTFEDVLDSIASRGLKITKPAPGDSYDLGNASFTILSPVKDYGNDLNNWSVGIRLTYGDNSFVMCGDAENQAEEDIVNSGAVLKADVLKAGHHGSSTSTSDAFLKKVSPSWVVIQCGKGNSYGHPHKETMEKLKKAGCQILRTDEEGTITAFSDGKTITWSTGSGTFSGSNNAGNSSALSSYVINTNTGRFHRPDCASATQMKPENRKDVTASRDELVQEGYEPCKQCKP; encoded by the coding sequence ATGACAAAACCAAATAATATCCGAATATTGGTAATATCCATTTTATGTGCAATATCTCTTTTGCTGGGAGGATGCGCGGATTCATCCCCCTCTCCTTCACCTGACAAGGATTTCTCCGTAACGATGCCATCCGGGTCCGGACTGGCTGTGCATTTTATTGATGTGGGCCAGGGCGATAGTATACTGGCCGAATCAGACGGACACTACATGCTTATTGACGCAGGTGAAAATGACCAGGCCGGCACCGTAGTCTCTTATCTAAAAGCAGAGGGAGTGACAAAACTGGATTATGTGATTGGCACCCATCCTCATTCCGACCATATCGGCGGCCTGGACAAGATTATTGATACCTTTCCCGTGGACAAGGTCCTCCTGCCCCCTGTGGAACATACCACCAGGACCTTTGAGGACGTACTGGACTCCATTGCCTCCAGAGGACTTAAAATCACCAAACCCGCTCCCGGAGATTCCTATGATTTGGGAAACGCGTCCTTCACCATACTTTCCCCGGTAAAAGACTACGGCAACGACCTGAACAACTGGTCCGTGGGAATCCGCCTTACCTATGGCGATAATAGCTTTGTCATGTGCGGTGACGCGGAGAACCAGGCTGAAGAAGATATTGTAAACAGCGGCGCCGTGCTGAAAGCAGATGTTCTGAAGGCAGGTCATCACGGCAGCAGCACCTCCACCAGTGACGCATTTCTGAAAAAAGTGTCTCCCTCCTGGGTGGTAATCCAGTGCGGGAAAGGCAACTCTTACGGCCATCCCCATAAGGAAACCATGGAAAAGCTTAAGAAGGCGGGCTGCCAGATACTGCGCACGGATGAGGAGGGGACCATTACCGCATTCAGTGACGGCAAGACAATTACATGGAGCACCGGCAGCGGAACGTTCAGCGGCAGCAATAATGCCGGCAATAGCTCCGCTCTCTCAAGCTATGTTATTAATACAAACACAGGCAGGTTCCACCGCCCCGACTGTGCCTCTGCCACCCAGATGAAGCCTGAGAACCGAAAGGATGTAACAGCATCCAGGGATGAACTGGTGCAGGAGGGATATGAACCCTGTAAACAGTGCAAACCTTAA
- a CDS encoding acyl-CoA thioesterase, whose protein sequence is MFKDYEHHAQYYETDQMGCVHHSNYIRWMEEARVNLMEQMGCGYKAMEASGIMSPVLEVHCQYRSMVRFDDHVKIHVWVKEYNAIRMTLAYEMRDTATGELKTTGESRHCFLDTEGRPVSLKRSYPQWDTAFRNAVRAQNARQ, encoded by the coding sequence ATGTTTAAAGACTACGAACATCACGCACAGTATTACGAGACAGACCAGATGGGCTGTGTGCACCATTCCAACTACATCCGCTGGATGGAGGAAGCAAGGGTAAACCTTATGGAACAAATGGGCTGCGGATATAAGGCCATGGAAGCATCCGGCATCATGAGCCCGGTTCTGGAGGTACACTGCCAGTACAGGTCCATGGTACGTTTTGATGACCATGTGAAAATACATGTATGGGTAAAGGAATATAACGCCATACGCATGACCCTTGCGTATGAGATGCGCGATACGGCCACCGGTGAACTCAAAACCACAGGTGAGAGCAGGCATTGTTTCCTGGATACGGAAGGCAGACCCGTATCCCTAAAACGTTCCTACCCCCAGTGGGACACCGCATTCCGCAATGCGGTCCGGGCACAGAATGCCCGGCAATGA
- a CDS encoding aldo/keto reductase: MAEVTLGKTGITVNKNGFGALPIQRIPVEDAVYLIKKAYEGGITFFDTARNYTDSEEKLGAALEGIRDKVFIATKTAAKTAEKFREDLEISLKNLRTDHVDLYQFHNPSFCPKPGDGTGLYEAVLEAKEQGKVRHIGITNHRLSVAMEAIDSGIYETLQFPFCYLATDKDLELVEQCREAGMGFIAMKALSGGLINNSRAAYAYLAQFDNVLPIWGVQRERELDEFLSYVGNPPEMTDEIRALIDKDRKELLGEFCRGCGYCMPCPVGIEINNCARMSLMIRRAPSAAWLTPDAQEKMKKIEQCLHCNQCKGKCPYNLDTPSLLEKNLKDYLEILNGKEY; this comes from the coding sequence ATGGCGGAAGTCACTTTGGGGAAAACAGGTATAACTGTGAACAAGAATGGGTTTGGGGCCCTTCCTATCCAGAGGATACCGGTGGAGGATGCGGTATATCTGATAAAAAAGGCGTATGAAGGCGGTATCACATTTTTTGACACAGCCAGGAACTATACGGACAGCGAGGAAAAGTTGGGAGCCGCGCTTGAGGGAATACGTGATAAGGTGTTCATCGCAACCAAGACAGCAGCAAAGACAGCAGAGAAATTCCGGGAGGACCTGGAGATTTCCCTGAAAAACCTGAGGACAGACCATGTGGACCTCTATCAATTCCATAATCCTTCCTTCTGTCCAAAGCCAGGAGACGGCACAGGACTGTATGAAGCCGTGCTGGAGGCTAAGGAGCAGGGCAAGGTACGCCACATAGGAATCACCAACCACAGGCTGTCAGTGGCCATGGAGGCAATTGATTCAGGCATTTATGAGACGCTGCAGTTTCCATTCTGTTATCTGGCCACGGATAAGGACCTGGAACTGGTGGAACAGTGCAGGGAAGCAGGCATGGGGTTCATTGCCATGAAGGCATTATCCGGCGGTCTTATCAATAATTCACGGGCAGCCTACGCATATTTAGCCCAGTTTGACAATGTGCTTCCAATCTGGGGTGTTCAGAGAGAACGGGAGCTGGATGAATTCCTGTCTTATGTGGGAAATCCGCCTGAGATGACAGATGAGATAAGGGCGCTGATTGATAAGGACAGGAAAGAACTCCTGGGAGAATTCTGCAGAGGCTGCGGATACTGTATGCCATGTCCCGTGGGCATTGAAATCAATAACTGTGCCAGGATGTCCCTTATGATACGCAGGGCTCCTTCCGCGGCCTGGCTGACGCCGGACGCGCAGGAGAAAATGAAGAAGATTGAACAGTGCCTCCACTGCAACCAGTGCAAGGGAAAATGTCCATATAACCTGGACACGCCCTCACTGTTGGAGAAGAACCTGAAGGACTATCTGGAGATTCTGAATGGAAAGGAATATTAG
- a CDS encoding ABC-ATPase domain-containing protein, which yields MKSAQDLRRLLESIDRKGYPAYKDTRGSYDFTDYVLSIDHVQGDPFASPSKLSVFIPLQRAAYPSGYFDAPHKQTALEDYLVRQFCQEIAKYNFKAKGSGKSGLIATSNPGPEILSRTACECSTKGITARFEAGFPANGRTINSGELIKILFDFLPRCVKTVFYYKNRPAREVKAVSDLAEDQHFIRCELERLGLVSFVADGAILPRESGISSRPMKGSVPFQSPDSLKMELNLPHHGRITGMGLHRGITLIVGGGYHGKSTLLKALESGVYNHVAGDGREYVITDSTAMKLRAEDGRSVQNVDISLFINDLPNKKDTHCFSTEDASGSTSQAAAVIEGIEAGSRVFLIDEDTSATNFMVRDDLMQKIISRAQEPITPFIERARDLYEKSGISTVMVAGSSGAYFYIADTILQMDCYEPLDITDKTKTFCSAYGVEPITSAPGFLLPSGERRLISNKVGSQAVSGNFAAANRGNYRGRGTLGGGRDERIKVKVYGKDSLQIGKSPVDLRFVEQLIDAEQTSTLAQMLRYCVEHQLLERYTVRDTVSMLLKEIQKGGLAAVGDSSYTACGLSMPRIQEIYACINRYRN from the coding sequence ATGAAATCAGCACAAGACCTGAGAAGATTACTGGAATCCATTGACCGGAAGGGGTATCCGGCCTATAAAGATACGCGGGGTTCCTATGACTTTACGGATTATGTACTTTCCATCGACCATGTACAGGGGGACCCCTTTGCATCCCCTTCCAAATTAAGTGTATTTATTCCGCTTCAGAGGGCCGCCTACCCCAGCGGATATTTTGACGCCCCCCACAAGCAGACTGCCCTGGAAGATTATCTGGTCAGGCAGTTCTGCCAGGAAATCGCCAAGTACAATTTTAAAGCAAAAGGTTCCGGCAAAAGCGGCCTGATTGCCACCAGCAATCCTGGGCCTGAGATTCTGAGCCGGACAGCCTGCGAATGCAGCACTAAGGGTATAACGGCACGCTTTGAGGCAGGTTTTCCTGCCAATGGCAGGACCATTAATTCCGGCGAACTGATTAAGATCCTGTTTGACTTCCTGCCGCGGTGTGTCAAAACCGTATTCTATTATAAAAACAGGCCTGCCCGGGAGGTAAAGGCCGTGTCAGACCTGGCGGAAGACCAGCATTTTATCCGATGTGAACTGGAACGCCTGGGACTGGTCTCCTTTGTGGCAGACGGCGCCATCCTTCCCAGGGAAAGCGGCATTTCCAGCCGGCCCATGAAAGGCAGCGTGCCCTTCCAGTCACCGGATTCCCTCAAAATGGAATTAAACCTTCCCCATCACGGCAGAATCACCGGCATGGGACTTCACCGGGGCATTACCCTAATTGTGGGCGGCGGATATCATGGCAAATCCACCCTGTTAAAGGCACTGGAGTCCGGCGTCTACAACCATGTGGCCGGAGATGGGCGGGAATATGTTATTACTGATTCCACTGCCATGAAGCTGCGGGCAGAGGACGGCAGAAGCGTTCAGAATGTAGACATTTCCCTGTTTATCAACGACCTGCCCAACAAAAAAGACACTCACTGCTTCTCCACTGAGGATGCCAGCGGCAGCACCTCCCAGGCAGCCGCTGTCATCGAAGGGATTGAGGCCGGAAGCCGTGTCTTTCTGATTGACGAGGATACCTCCGCCACCAACTTCATGGTCAGGGATGATCTGATGCAGAAAATCATCAGCCGGGCCCAGGAGCCCATTACCCCATTCATTGAGAGGGCCAGGGATTTGTATGAAAAATCAGGCATTTCAACTGTTATGGTGGCAGGAAGTTCAGGCGCTTATTTCTATATTGCAGATACCATCCTCCAGATGGACTGCTATGAACCGCTGGACATCACGGATAAGACCAAGACCTTCTGTTCCGCCTACGGCGTTGAGCCCATCACCTCTGCCCCCGGCTTTCTTCTTCCGTCCGGGGAACGCAGGCTGATAAGCAATAAAGTCGGTTCCCAGGCTGTATCGGGAAATTTTGCTGCCGCAAACAGGGGTAATTACAGAGGCAGGGGGACCCTCGGCGGAGGCCGTGACGAACGCATTAAGGTTAAGGTATATGGAAAAGATTCCCTGCAAATCGGCAAATCCCCTGTGGACCTGCGGTTCGTGGAGCAGCTCATTGACGCTGAACAGACCAGCACTCTGGCACAGATGCTGCGCTACTGTGTGGAACACCAGCTGCTTGAACGGTATACGGTAAGGGATACGGTCTCCATGCTGCTTAAGGAGATACAGAAGGGCGGGCTGGCCGCCGTGGGCGACAGCTCCTACACAGCCTGCGGCCTCTCTATGCCGAGGATCCAGGAGATATACGCCTGCATCAACCGCTACCGCAATTAA